Proteins from one Sabethes cyaneus chromosome 2, idSabCyanKW18_F2, whole genome shotgun sequence genomic window:
- the LOC128735533 gene encoding nuclear receptor coactivator 5 — protein MAASIVPEPVISRVYIGGLGEQATRQDMEELFKDYEPYTDLNLLRGYGFVQFPSEEAAKKAITGLNGKSLKGRKLTVKIANDNRAKKGLLPRGAAGGPDGQMVRDRSPIDGNRGYPESFPPRGAYRGAYPGMDMGGYPDPMMRGHPGGGVPMQQPESNDCEIIVVSRDLTTYAENIEARLKRNGLTVDLLFPNDDVPIGKVLSNIASRGSYYAILITPENEERNSITVNVLYGVPAEHRNMPTEDAIMFICKDYEEKLRAEREKLVKYRSAMMQSNPQSANNPSHMMYNAPPLQDKHPEPIQNMINLLAANRQLTVLQYDRLIKYLNQRKEMQVKYELGEDMDSVSANQLMTAKSKEESEKDLQRKIMDILNKPSIIAPKPKPVEPEPEVRTTSSGGFSSFGGLTVASVASINSAAANLGTASASASASSVAPIASATPKLLHDPKVQKALDSLLLSGLGGALKF, from the exons ATGGCAGCGAGTATCGTTCCAGAACCTGTTATTTCTCGTGTTTACATTGGTGGCCTTGGTGAGCAAGCAACCCGGCAAGACATGGAAGAACTTTTCAAGGATTACGAGCCGTATACGGATCTAAACTTGCTGCGTGGTTACGGGTTTGTACAGTTTCCTTCCGAAGAGGCTGCTAAGAAAGCAATAACAGGTCTCaatggtaaatcgttaaaaggACGCAAACTGACGGTGAAGATAGCGAATGATAACCGAGCGAAAAAAGGGCTTCTTCCTCGAGGTGCTGCAGGCGGGCCGGATGGTCAAATGGTTCGTGATCGATCTCCAATTGACGGAAATCGTGGCTATCCTGAATCTTTTCCCCCCCGTGGAGCATATCGCGGTGCATATCCCGGGATGGACATGGGCGGTTATCCAGACCCGATGATGCGAGGACATCCAGGAGGAGGAGTACCGATGCAGCAACCGGAAAGCAATGACTGTGAGATTATCGTTGTTTCAAGAGATTTGAC AACATACGCAGAAAATATTGAAGCCAGACTGAAGAGAAACGGATTAACGGTAGATTTGCTCTTCCCAAACGATGATGTCCCAATAGGAAAGGTTTTATCTAACATTGCGTCGCGTGGCAGTTATTATGCCATTTTGATAACTCCTGAAAATGAGGAACGTAACAGCATAACGGTAAATGTCTTATACGGAGTTCCGGCGGAGCACCGCAACATGCCGACAGAAGATGCAATTATGTTTATTTGCAAAGATTATGAAGAGAAACTTCGAGCCGAACGAGAAAAATTGGTCAAATATCGAAGTGcaatgatgcaatctaatccgCAATCCGCAAACAATCCGTCTCACATGATGTATAATGCCCCGCCCCTGCAGGACAAGCATCCGGAACCCATTCAGAATATGATCAATCTTCTGGCAGCCAATCGCCAACTGACAGTACTCCAGTACGATCGACTTATTAAATATCTGAATCAGCGTAAAGAAATGCAAGTCAAATATGAGCTCGGCGAGGACATGGATTCCGTCAGCGCAAATCAGTTGATGACTGCGAAATCAAAAGAGGAAAGTGAAAAAGATTTACAGCGAAAAATAATGGACATTCTCAACAAACCTTCCATTATTGCGCCCAAACCGAAACCGGTGGAACCCGAGCCGGAAGTACGAACGACCAGTAGTGGCGGATTTTCCTCGTTCGGAGGACTTACGGTGGCGTCGGTAGCTTCCATTAATAGCGCTGCCGCAAATCTGGGCACTGCTTCGGCTTCGGCTTCGGCCAGTTCTGTTGCACCGATTGCCAGCGCTACACCGAAACTGCTACATGACCCCAAAGTACAGAAAGCTCTCGATTCATTGCTGCTTTCCGGTTTGggtggcgcgttaaaattttaa